In Montipora capricornis isolate CH-2021 chromosome 4, ASM3666992v2, whole genome shotgun sequence, a single genomic region encodes these proteins:
- the LOC138044775 gene encoding uncharacterized protein, whose amino-acid sequence MADQRLQQRSKKKKYLLLLMMLLDSEEYKHVERSCWTRQWVSRREERGAYYTIFKELAIEDSCGFAEYLRMPHGKFIELLNIIGPLVQKQDTPMRMSIHPGKRLPLTLRYLATGESFQSLSFQFRIGRTMIGEIVMQVCTAILNTLKEEYLKTPNKEEKWREITKVFLTRWNIPNNIGAIDGKRIVIQKPAFSGSHYHDYKGNESIIALVVSGPDYDCLYADIGTNGRNPDGHAWARCNLKEALDDLTNPLRIPPPLPLPGRTVPVPFVLTGDEAFGLAKYMLRPYPQKNLTVEQRTSNYRILGILCNRWRCPRVPFLLSPEKVKVIALAILVLHNWLRADISTKHVYCPPAIMDQEDLHTGEFIPGTWRDDTPRESFLDLEVSLSRNSTRVAKEMREEFTSWFNNEGDVAWQRKMCGL is encoded by the coding sequence atggcggaccagCGATTACAGCAAaggtcaaagaaaaagaagtattTACTTCTGTTAATGATGTTATTAGATAGCGAAGAATATAAACACGTCGAAAGAAGTTGCTGGACACGACAATGGGTGTcaagaagagaagaaagaggGGCTTACTACACTATTTTTAAAGAACTGGCAATAGAGGATTCTTGTGGATTTGCAGAATATTTGAGAATGCCTCATGGTAAATTCATCGAGCTGCTGAACATCATTGGTCCTTTAGTACAGAAGCAAGATACTCCTATGCGAATGTCAATTCATCCTGGTAAACGTTTACCGTTGACCCTAAGGTATCTAGCAACTGGAGAAAGTTTTCAATCATTATCATTTCAATTTCGAATTGGAAGAACAATGATTGGAGAAATTGTCATGCAAGTTTGCACAGCTATACTCAATACCTTAAAGGAAGAATATCTCAAAACACCAAACAAGGAAGAAAAGTGGCGTGAAATTACCAAAGTATTCCTTACTAGATGGAATATTCCCAATAACATCGGGGCAATCGATGGAAAACGAATTGTGATCCAAAAGCCAGCATTTTCAGGATCTCATTATCATGACTATAAGGGCAACGAGAGCATTATTGCCTTGGTGGTTTCTGGGCCGGACTACGACTGCCTTTATGCTGACATTGGAACAAATGGGAGAAACCCAGATGGCCATGCATGGGCAAGGTGCAATTTAAAAGAAGCACTAGATGACCTAACTAATCCACTTCGTATTCCACCCCCACTACCCCTGCCAGGTCGCACTGTACCTGTGCCCTTTGTCCTAACAGGGGATGAAGCCTTTGGATTAGCAAAGTACATGTTAAGACCTTACCCACAGAAAAATTTAACAGTAGAACAGAGAACTTCAAATTATCGTATTTTAGGCATATTGTGTAATAGATGGCGCTGCCCTCGAGTACCCTTCCTTCTAAGTCCAGAAAAAGTCAAAGTAATTGCCTTGGCCATACTAGTACTTCACAATTGGCTTAGAGCAGACATCAGCACCAAACATGTGTATTGTCCCCCTGCAATAATGGATCAGGAAGACCTTCACACAGGAGAGTTTATTCCAGGCACATGGAGAGATGATACTCCCAGGGAATCTTTTCTGGACCTTGAAGTTTCCTTATCAAGGAATTCCACGAGAGTTGCTAAAGAGATGCGTGAAGAGTTTACAAGCTGGTTTAACAATGAAGGAGATGTAGCATGGCAACGGAAAATGTGTGGACTCTAA
- the LOC138046188 gene encoding uncharacterized protein, with protein MSVDFGGPFLTKQGRGKTCQKRHLCLFTCLETRAVHLKVAFSLDTDAFLTAFYRMTSRHCLPKNVVCGNGTNFVGGSNELKELQALDQNKIQDTTTSHGIKWHFHPPLTPHFSGVHESMIKAAKRSIYAILGAVDITDEELLSAVVAAEGLITSRPLTYQSADPTDLIPLTPNHFLHDQMGGRFAPDCVDSVAFNPRRRWRRVQELVCHFWHRWLREWVPSLSARRKWHSDQANLKVGYVVIMMSTETPRGKWPLGRVVKVFPGKDDRVRVVDVQVGKAVYRRPIVKLSPLENC; from the coding sequence ATGTCTGTTGATTTTGGCGGACCTTTCCTGACCAAACAAGGAAGAGGCAAGACATGCCAGAAGAGGCATCTTTGTCTCTTCACATGCCTAGAAACAAGGGCTGTTCACCTCAAAGTAGCATTCAGCCTTGACACTGATGCATTTCTAACCGCGTTTTATAGGATGACATCAAGACACTGTCTTCCAAAAAATGTTGTGTGTGGTAATGGGACTAACTTTGTTGGAGGAAGTAATGAGTTGAAGGAATTACAAGCCTTGGATCAGAATAAAATCCAGGACACTACAACAAGCCATGGGATCAAATGGCACTTCCACCCTCCTCTCACGCCACATTTCAGTGGTGTTCATGAAAGCATGATCAAGGCAGCGAAAAGATCCATTTATGCTATTTTGGGTGCAGTGGATATCACAGACGAGGAACTGTTAAGTGCTGTAGTTGCCGCAGAAGGATTAATTACCTCTCGACCACTAACTTATCAGTCAGCAGACCCAACGGACTTAATTCCTCTAACCCCCAACCATTTTCTCCATGATCAGATGGGAGGACGTTTTGCACCGGATTGTGTCGATAGCGTAGCGTTTAACCCAAGAAGGAGATGGCGTAGGGTACAGGAACTTGTGTGCCACTTTTGGCACAGGTGGTTGCGAGAGTGGGTTCCAAGTCTGAGCGCAAGAAGGAAATGGCACAGTGACCAAGCTAACCTGAAAGTTGGCTATGTCGTGATTATGATGTCTACAGAAACTCCGAGAGGAAAATGGCCCTTGGGACGTGTAGTCAAGGTCTTTCCTGGAAAGGATGACAGAGTTCGTGTTGTTGATGTTCAAGTAGGAAAGGCTGTGTACAGGAGACCAATTGTGAAACTTTCCCCGTTGGAAAATTGTTGA
- the LOC138046187 gene encoding uncharacterized protein codes for MEILCRSYGDLIPEVCEAIYNVLKDEYLKPSPTRNEWKHYADQFEMKWQFPNAVGAIDGKHVNIHAPPNSGSEYFNYKKHLSLVLLAIADANAKIISFDLGSPGSQSDGGIFKDGKLKDTCKSDIFPPASELHNCGISLPYFLLGDDAFALDVNLMKPFTHRSAMGDKKIFNYRLFRASRIVENAFGLLCAKFRVLLKTLELGVSNAMQNNITCVIILLMQ; via the coding sequence ATGGAGATCTTATGTAGATCTTATGGAGATCTTATCCCCGAAGTATGTGAAGCTATTTACAATGTCTTGAAAGATGAATATCTTAAACCATCACCCACAAGAAATGAATGGAAACATTATGCTGAtcaatttgaaatgaaatgGCAATTTCCAAATGCTGTGGGAGCGATTGATGGGAAACATGTCAACATACATGCACCTCCAAACTCTGGCTCAGAGTACTTTAACTATAAGAAACATTTGAGCCTTGTTTTATTAGCTATTGCTGATGCAAATGCTAAGATTATTTCATTTGACCTTGGTTCTCCAGGAAGTCAGTCAGATGGGGGAATATTCAAAGATGGTAAACTAAAAGACACATGCAAGTCAGATATTTTCCCGCCAGCTTCTGAATTACACAACTGTGGTATATCATTGCCTTACTTTTTGTTAGGCGATGATGCTTTTGCACTTGATGTTAATCTGATGAAGCCATTTACGCATAGAAGTGCCATGGGTGATAAGAAGATATTTAATTATAGACTCTTTAGGGCCAGTCGTATTGTAGAAAATGCATTTGGCTTACTTTGTGCTAAATTTAGAGTACTATTGAAGACTCTTGAGCTAGGTGTGTCAAATGCAATGCAAAACAATATAACATGCGTGATAATTCTTTTAATGCAGTAA